In Carya illinoinensis cultivar Pawnee chromosome 6, C.illinoinensisPawnee_v1, whole genome shotgun sequence, a single genomic region encodes these proteins:
- the LOC122313724 gene encoding uncharacterized protein LOC122313724 isoform X1 — translation MEEKSSRPNLKRSIYDVQDDADDDNKPPAQKRVRFPKGKKVKPGDEGVDRGQADEAPSEVLNPRLAAKERAKRRNQITAELFTEESRGIINDVTAAEVAYMDNENFVEDGIQMEPFNLDREREEGYFDADGNFVEYVNDKEIKDAWLDSVDIEPKYAGKGSIVTNSEDEIDELSAEDVGKMKRRIADLLEPGETVLQALRRLKGASNNRKEKMSAETKLVFDQLTEDAMKLMENGEYDVYHEKREVFEREAEGYERLAKARGEGTSISAGLGDSHYSNIEQGLLSDVTDPGVASKLLPDHVVDTLNPNVPIAETSSNDADAYDMFGEDDEHATAEPLFGGSNVVSGPNTDTANQPSADILNADSGSGSSNSDYAYDESSGYYYSSSLGYYYDPSTGLFCSAATGQWYSYNEETGTYDVHQVASNGN, via the exons ATGGAAGAGAAGTCATCGCGCCCCAACCTTAAGCGCTCTATCTATGACGTCCAAGACGACGCCGACGATGACAACAAACCTCCCGC GCAAAAGAGGGTCAGGTTTCCGAAGGGTAAGAAGGTTAAGCCAGGAGATGAAGGGGTGGACAGAGGTCAAGCTGATGAAGCCCCGAGTGAGGTACTGAATCCTCGCCTTGCTGCTAAGGAGCGTGCGAAGCGTCGGAATCAGATCACTGCTGAACTGTTTACTGAAGAAAGCAGAGGCATAATTAACGATGTCACGGCAGCTGAAGTTGCTTACATg GATAATGAGAACTTTGTTGAGGATGGGATTCAAATGGAACCTTTCAATTTAGACAGAGAGAGGGAAGAAGGTTATTTTGATGCAGATGGAAATTTTGTTGAATATGTCAATGATAAGGAAATTAAG GATGCGTGGCTTGATAGTGTTGACATTGAACCAAAATATGCCGGAAAAGGCTCCATTGTGACAAACAGTGAAGATGAAATCGATGAACTGTCTGCCGAAGACGTCGGAAAGATGAAGAGGCGTATTGCTGACCTACTTGAGCCAGGAGAAACG GTTTTACAAGCTTTGAGAAGGTTAAAGGGAGCTTCAAACAACAGGAAGGAGAAGATGTCAGCTGAAACAAAGCTGGTGTTTGACCAGCTCACTGAAGATGCAATGAAGCTGATGGAGAATGGTGAATATG ATGTGTATCATGAAAAGCGGGAGGTTTTTGAGCGAGAGGCAG AAGGTTATGAGAGGTTAGCCAAGGCAAGAGGGGAAGGCACATCAATAAGTGCTGGTCTGGGGGATTCTCATTATTCCAACATAGAGCAGGGCTTGCTGTCTGATGTAACAGATCCCGGAGTGGCCTCTAAATTGCTCCCTGATCATGTTGTGGATACCTTGAACCCAAATGTACCTATTGCTGAAACATCAAGCAATGATGCCGATGCTTATGATATGTTCGGCGAGGATGATGAACATGCTACTGCCGAACCATTGTTTGGTGGCAGTAATGTGGTTTCTGGTCCTAATACGGATACAGCAAACCAACCATCAGCAGACATCCTAAACGCTGATTCAGGCA GTGGAAGTTCAAATAGTGATTATGCATATGACGAGTCCTCTGG GTACTACTATAGCAGCAGTTTGGGGTATTATTATGACCCATCTACAGGACTTTTTTGTTCTGCAGCAACAGGGCAATG GTATTCATATAATGAGGAGACAGGCACATATGATGTTCATCAGGTTGCATCCAATGGGAACTAA
- the LOC122314252 gene encoding serine/arginine-rich splicing factor SC35-like isoform X2, translating into MSHFGRTGPPDITDTYSLLVLNVTFRTTADDLFPYFDKYGKVVDIFIPRNRRTGDSRGFAFVRYKYADEAQKAVDRLDGKVIDGREIAVQFAKYGPNAEKIHKGRIIELSSRSRSRSPRRRYRDDYRDRDYRDRDYRRGRGRSLDRYDRDKYGRERDYRRRSRSRSVSPDYHRARGRGRYYDEHRSRSPSMDSPNLHRSPSPQRSPSPRGRSPDRHSREGRSPTPLSISSRGRSADSRSQSP; encoded by the exons ATGTCGCACTTCGGAAGGACAGGCCCTCCGGACATCACCGATACCTATTCTCTCCTCGTTCTCAATGTCACCTTCC GTACGACTGCGGATGATCTATTCCcttattttgataaatatggCAAGGTCGTGGATATCTTCATCCCTAGAAATCGAAG GACCGGTGACTCAAGGGGCTTTGCTTTTGTGCGGTATAAGTATGCTGATGAGGCACAGAAAGCAGTGGATAGGCTAGATG GTAAAGTTATAGATGGTCGAGAGATAGCTGTTCAGTTTGCAAAATATGGGCCAAATGCGGAGAAAAT TCACAAAGGGAGAATTATTGAATTGTCCTCAAGGTCAAGAAGCCGCAGTCCTCGCAGAAG GTACCGAGATGACTACAGAGATCGGGACTACAGAGATCGGGATTACAGAAGAGGGCGCGGTAGAAGTCTTGATAGGTATGATCGTGATAAGTATGGGAGGGAAAGGGATTATCGTCGCCGAAGCAGGAGTCGCAGTGTTAGTCCTGACTACCATAGGGCTCGGGGAAGAGGCCGTTATTATGATGAGCATCGAAGCCGAAGTCCTTCAATGGATAG TCCCAATCTTCACAGGAGTCCTTCACCACAAAGGTCTCCATCTCCTAGGGGTCGAAGTCCTGATAGGCACAGCCGTGAGGGAAGATCTCCAACTCCTCTCAGTATTTCATCCAGGGGTCGGTCTGCAGATTCTCGAAGCCAATCCCCTTGA
- the LOC122314252 gene encoding serine/arginine-rich splicing factor SC35-like isoform X1: MSHFGRTGPPDITDTYSLLVLNVTFRTTADDLFPYFDKYGKVVDIFIPRNRRTGDSRGFAFVRYKYADEAQKAVDRLDGKVIDGREIAVQFAKYGPNAEKIHKGRIIELSSRSRSRSPRRRYRDDYRDRDYRDRDYRRGRGRSLDRYDRDKYGRERDYRRRSRSRSVSPDYHRARGRGRYYDEHRSRSPSMDSASPIRRSPNLHRSPSPQRSPSPRGRSPDRHSREGRSPTPLSISSRGRSADSRSQSP, translated from the exons ATGTCGCACTTCGGAAGGACAGGCCCTCCGGACATCACCGATACCTATTCTCTCCTCGTTCTCAATGTCACCTTCC GTACGACTGCGGATGATCTATTCCcttattttgataaatatggCAAGGTCGTGGATATCTTCATCCCTAGAAATCGAAG GACCGGTGACTCAAGGGGCTTTGCTTTTGTGCGGTATAAGTATGCTGATGAGGCACAGAAAGCAGTGGATAGGCTAGATG GTAAAGTTATAGATGGTCGAGAGATAGCTGTTCAGTTTGCAAAATATGGGCCAAATGCGGAGAAAAT TCACAAAGGGAGAATTATTGAATTGTCCTCAAGGTCAAGAAGCCGCAGTCCTCGCAGAAG GTACCGAGATGACTACAGAGATCGGGACTACAGAGATCGGGATTACAGAAGAGGGCGCGGTAGAAGTCTTGATAGGTATGATCGTGATAAGTATGGGAGGGAAAGGGATTATCGTCGCCGAAGCAGGAGTCGCAGTGTTAGTCCTGACTACCATAGGGCTCGGGGAAGAGGCCGTTATTATGATGAGCATCGAAGCCGAAGTCCTTCAATGGATAG TGCCTCCCCCATTCGGCGTAGTCCCAATCTTCACAGGAGTCCTTCACCACAAAGGTCTCCATCTCCTAGGGGTCGAAGTCCTGATAGGCACAGCCGTGAGGGAAGATCTCCAACTCCTCTCAGTATTTCATCCAGGGGTCGGTCTGCAGATTCTCGAAGCCAATCCCCTTGA
- the LOC122313724 gene encoding uncharacterized protein LOC122313724 isoform X2, which produces MEEKSSRPNLKRSIYDVQDDADDDNKPPAQKRVRFPKGKKVKPGDEGVDRGQADEAPSEVLNPRLAAKERAKRRNQITAELFTEESRGIINDVTAAEVAYMDNENFVEDGIQMEPFNLDREREEGYFDADGNFVEYVNDKEIKDAWLDSVDIEPKYAGKGSIVTNSEDEIDELSAEDVGKMKRRIADLLEPGETVLQALRRLKGASNNRKEKMSAETKLVFDQLTEDAMKLMENGEYDVYHEKREVFEREAEGYERLAKARGEGTSISAGLGDSHYSNIEQGLLSDVTDPGVASKLLPDHVVDTLNPNVPIAETSSNDADAYDMFGEDDEHATAEPLFGGSNVVSGPNTDTANQPSADILNADSGGSSNSDYAYDESSGYYYSSSLGYYYDPSTGLFCSAATGQWYSYNEETGTYDVHQVASNGN; this is translated from the exons ATGGAAGAGAAGTCATCGCGCCCCAACCTTAAGCGCTCTATCTATGACGTCCAAGACGACGCCGACGATGACAACAAACCTCCCGC GCAAAAGAGGGTCAGGTTTCCGAAGGGTAAGAAGGTTAAGCCAGGAGATGAAGGGGTGGACAGAGGTCAAGCTGATGAAGCCCCGAGTGAGGTACTGAATCCTCGCCTTGCTGCTAAGGAGCGTGCGAAGCGTCGGAATCAGATCACTGCTGAACTGTTTACTGAAGAAAGCAGAGGCATAATTAACGATGTCACGGCAGCTGAAGTTGCTTACATg GATAATGAGAACTTTGTTGAGGATGGGATTCAAATGGAACCTTTCAATTTAGACAGAGAGAGGGAAGAAGGTTATTTTGATGCAGATGGAAATTTTGTTGAATATGTCAATGATAAGGAAATTAAG GATGCGTGGCTTGATAGTGTTGACATTGAACCAAAATATGCCGGAAAAGGCTCCATTGTGACAAACAGTGAAGATGAAATCGATGAACTGTCTGCCGAAGACGTCGGAAAGATGAAGAGGCGTATTGCTGACCTACTTGAGCCAGGAGAAACG GTTTTACAAGCTTTGAGAAGGTTAAAGGGAGCTTCAAACAACAGGAAGGAGAAGATGTCAGCTGAAACAAAGCTGGTGTTTGACCAGCTCACTGAAGATGCAATGAAGCTGATGGAGAATGGTGAATATG ATGTGTATCATGAAAAGCGGGAGGTTTTTGAGCGAGAGGCAG AAGGTTATGAGAGGTTAGCCAAGGCAAGAGGGGAAGGCACATCAATAAGTGCTGGTCTGGGGGATTCTCATTATTCCAACATAGAGCAGGGCTTGCTGTCTGATGTAACAGATCCCGGAGTGGCCTCTAAATTGCTCCCTGATCATGTTGTGGATACCTTGAACCCAAATGTACCTATTGCTGAAACATCAAGCAATGATGCCGATGCTTATGATATGTTCGGCGAGGATGATGAACATGCTACTGCCGAACCATTGTTTGGTGGCAGTAATGTGGTTTCTGGTCCTAATACGGATACAGCAAACCAACCATCAGCAGACATCCTAAACGCTGATTCAG GTGGAAGTTCAAATAGTGATTATGCATATGACGAGTCCTCTGG GTACTACTATAGCAGCAGTTTGGGGTATTATTATGACCCATCTACAGGACTTTTTTGTTCTGCAGCAACAGGGCAATG GTATTCATATAATGAGGAGACAGGCACATATGATGTTCATCAGGTTGCATCCAATGGGAACTAA